Proteins from one Chroococcidiopsis sp. CCMEE 29 genomic window:
- a CDS encoding GAF domain-containing protein, which produces MVSVPIVLEKVLSSDREPDAVFSALMPALGEVLQCDRCFLYLRHPQTHIGKAAYCWRRSPEYPDVTDSDWKEEPKSLMLEDPLWAAAIRTEPSIFVEDVETANPIVVNKYFEQKQFGHRALVHAHLCCDGQLWGILQPCVFGQPRAWTEEDRAIIAIVTEKIVPLAVSYVKAALSDM; this is translated from the coding sequence ATGGTATCAGTACCTATAGTTCTAGAGAAAGTTTTGAGCAGCGACAGGGAACCGGATGCTGTGTTTTCTGCCTTGATGCCAGCTTTAGGTGAGGTGTTGCAGTGCGATCGCTGTTTTCTCTACCTGCGTCATCCACAAACCCACATTGGTAAAGCTGCTTACTGCTGGCGTCGTAGCCCTGAGTATCCCGATGTTACTGACTCTGATTGGAAGGAAGAACCAAAATCTTTGATGCTTGAAGATCCGCTATGGGCTGCAGCAATACGTACCGAACCATCTATTTTTGTTGAGGATGTGGAGACAGCAAATCCTATTGTGGTGAACAAATATTTCGAGCAAAAGCAATTTGGACATAGAGCATTAGTTCACGCCCACCTGTGCTGCGATGGTCAATTGTGGGGGATTTTGCAACCCTGTGTCTTTGGTCAACCTAGAGCTTGGACTGAGGAAGACCGCGCTATTATTGCCATAGTTACAGAAAAGATCGTACCACTGGCTGTTAGCTATGTGAAAGCTGCTTTGAGCGATATGTAG
- a CDS encoding glycosyltransferase family 4 protein, translating to MKIAQVAPLWERVPPPTYGGIELVVSHLTDELVRRGHEVTLFASGDSQTLARLEAVYPCAMRLDPHVKEYSVYEMMELSRVYEQAEEFDIIHSHIGIAALAIAPLVKTPTIHTLHNGFTPDSRKLFSLHRQQSYISISNAQQRELKLNYLRTVYNGINLQNYPFKAQTQEPPYLAFLGRLSPQKGPQHAIAIAKQTGWQLKMAGKIDVVDASFFEQEIAPQIDGKQIQYLGEVNHAQKAELLGNAAVTLFPISWHEPFGLVMIESMATGTPVLGMNLGSVPEVIAHGKTGFLCQSYEAMAAMIPAALKLDRQTCRDYVENKFSVTQMVDGYELAYQQLLESRWSLNGHIQRPKIAF from the coding sequence ATGAAAATTGCTCAAGTTGCGCCCTTATGGGAAAGAGTTCCTCCCCCAACTTATGGCGGGATTGAATTGGTCGTTAGTCATTTGACCGATGAACTAGTGCGTCGAGGTCATGAAGTCACTCTGTTTGCCTCCGGCGATTCTCAAACCCTGGCTCGCTTAGAAGCAGTTTATCCTTGTGCTATGCGCTTAGACCCTCATGTCAAAGAATATTCAGTCTACGAAATGATGGAACTTAGCCGGGTCTACGAACAAGCAGAGGAATTTGACATTATTCATTCTCACATAGGAATTGCGGCACTGGCGATCGCTCCTCTGGTAAAAACACCAACAATCCACACGCTTCACAATGGCTTTACGCCGGATAGCCGCAAATTATTCAGCTTACATCGCCAGCAGTCATACATTAGTATCAGCAATGCCCAGCAACGTGAACTGAAGCTGAATTATCTACGGACAGTTTACAACGGCATTAACCTACAAAATTACCCGTTCAAAGCGCAAACTCAAGAGCCACCCTATCTTGCTTTTTTAGGTCGCCTGTCACCCCAAAAAGGACCCCAGCATGCGATCGCGATTGCCAAGCAAACGGGCTGGCAATTAAAAATGGCAGGCAAAATCGATGTAGTAGACGCGTCATTCTTTGAACAGGAAATTGCCCCCCAAATTGATGGCAAGCAAATTCAATATTTGGGCGAAGTTAACCATGCCCAGAAAGCCGAGTTATTAGGTAATGCGGCTGTCACTCTGTTCCCCATTTCCTGGCATGAACCCTTTGGCTTAGTGATGATCGAATCGATGGCTACAGGGACACCAGTACTCGGCATGAATTTAGGTTCTGTACCGGAGGTGATTGCTCACGGCAAAACTGGCTTTCTCTGCCAAAGCTACGAAGCAATGGCTGCCATGATTCCAGCTGCTTTGAAACTAGACCGTCAGACATGTCGAGATTATGTAGAAAACAAATTTAGCGTTACCCAAATGGTGGATGGATACGAATTAGCTTATCAGCAACTGCTCGAAAGCCGCTGGTCTTTGAATGGGCATATTCAAAGACCAAAAATAGCGTTTTAA
- a CDS encoding PQ-loop domain-containing transporter: MKEIVTFFFGLGFVFNASLFIPQALRIIKNKSAKDVALITFLGFNFIQLNGILYGYYQNDRILLYGNLISLLSCGFVTFLAIIYRNK, encoded by the coding sequence ATGAAAGAAATAGTAACCTTTTTTTTTGGCTTAGGTTTTGTGTTCAACGCTAGTCTATTTATTCCGCAAGCATTGAGAATTATTAAAAACAAAAGTGCTAAGGATGTAGCTTTAATTACTTTCCTTGGTTTCAACTTTATTCAATTAAATGGAATTTTATATGGCTATTACCAAAACGATCGGATTTTGCTTTACGGAAATTTGATTAGTTTACTTAGCTGTGGATTTGTAACATTTTTGGCAATAATTTATCGAAACAAATAA
- a CDS encoding M48 family metalloprotease: protein MPHSSLSQWRQAGRAKRWQALSAVNFIPFLLLQFGTAIALFWLLRELIKFAMAFTNDLLVKLPYLEPFQPFYRDPTQSILLTLGILMLLSPWLLDALLKLFYRLQPLSINALSTYSPEASRVLKRYCQQRNWSLPKLSILPISTPLALTYGNLPRTARIVVTQGLLEQLADDEIATIYAAQLGHITHWDFVVMSLFILVTHLPYTIYQQGSVREDRITNEFLRVIAAVFANCAYGLWCLLSGPALWLSQLRIYYSDRLAAEITGNPNGLTRALLKIAQGINKDIQQQGHTSWLLESWNLLTLISYDQAIALGNLHSYSQFESVLAWEYLNPARYWLNINHTHPLMGDRLHHLTHIAHHWRLEPELNLARKETDRIFNSSSPPASPALLLQVAPFFGILFGFLLGGLLWLVGGIGSWLGIAQLAWMYGDWSLIQGCLPIGFSIGTFIQINSLFPDIKPATVTINPDLPNLLASTALPIDSQPVRLQGKLLGRHGISNWLGQDLILHSPTGLVKLHHISWLWPVGDLVLRQSPSPTELLDRHLIATGWFRRGATPWIDVDILQTQGGKVSRSGHPGWSTLLATTAAAGGAYIILSGGI, encoded by the coding sequence TTGCCTCACTCCTCACTCTCTCAGTGGCGGCAAGCCGGACGAGCAAAGCGATGGCAAGCTTTAAGCGCAGTTAACTTCATCCCATTTTTACTGCTACAGTTCGGCACGGCGATCGCTCTGTTTTGGCTGCTGCGGGAATTGATTAAATTTGCCATGGCATTCACGAATGATCTTTTAGTCAAGCTGCCATATTTAGAGCCGTTTCAACCGTTCTACCGCGATCCAACCCAGTCAATTCTACTGACGCTGGGCATTCTGATGCTCTTGTCGCCCTGGTTGTTAGATGCACTGCTAAAGCTATTTTATCGTCTTCAACCGCTATCAATTAATGCCCTCTCTACCTACAGTCCGGAAGCAAGCAGGGTGCTAAAACGCTATTGTCAACAGCGAAATTGGTCACTACCCAAGTTGAGTATTCTGCCAATATCAACACCCCTAGCACTGACCTATGGAAATTTGCCCCGCACTGCCCGAATCGTAGTTACTCAGGGATTGTTAGAGCAGCTGGCTGATGATGAAATTGCCACTATCTATGCAGCTCAGTTGGGGCATATTACTCATTGGGATTTTGTCGTTATGTCCCTGTTCATTCTGGTAACTCACCTACCCTACACTATCTATCAGCAAGGATCTGTACGGGAAGATCGGATAACCAACGAATTTTTACGGGTCATTGCAGCAGTATTCGCTAACTGCGCTTATGGACTTTGGTGTTTGCTAAGCGGACCTGCTTTATGGTTGTCTCAGCTACGGATTTACTACAGTGATCGCCTCGCTGCTGAAATCACCGGCAATCCTAATGGTCTAACTCGTGCCTTACTCAAAATAGCTCAAGGCATTAACAAAGATATCCAGCAACAAGGACATACCAGTTGGCTGTTGGAAAGCTGGAATCTATTGACATTAATCAGCTACGACCAAGCGATCGCCTTGGGTAACTTACACTCATACTCCCAGTTTGAATCTGTCCTGGCTTGGGAATATCTAAACCCTGCTCGCTACTGGCTAAATATTAATCATACCCATCCCCTAATGGGCGATCGCCTCCATCACCTTACTCACATAGCCCACCATTGGCGACTAGAACCCGAACTGAATCTAGCCAGGAAAGAAACAGACAGAATATTTAATTCTTCATCTCCCCCTGCCTCCCCTGCTCTTTTATTACAGGTCGCTCCCTTTTTCGGCATTCTCTTCGGTTTCCTCCTTGGAGGTTTGCTTTGGCTAGTTGGAGGAATTGGCAGTTGGCTAGGGATTGCTCAGCTAGCTTGGATGTATGGCGATTGGTCACTCATTCAAGGTTGCCTACCTATTGGCTTTAGCATTGGAACCTTCATCCAAATTAATTCCTTATTTCCAGATATCAAACCTGCTACTGTGACAATCAACCCCGACTTACCCAACCTGTTGGCATCAACGGCATTACCCATTGACAGCCAACCTGTTCGCCTACAAGGTAAGCTATTGGGTCGTCACGGCATCAGTAACTGGCTAGGACAAGACTTAATTCTGCACTCTCCTACTGGTTTGGTTAAATTACACCATATTTCCTGGTTATGGCCTGTTGGCGATCTTGTACTAAGGCAGTCACCCAGCCCCACAGAATTATTAGACCGACATCTCATTGCTACTGGCTGGTTTCGTCGAGGTGCCACTCCCTGGATCGACGTTGACATCTTGCAAACTCAGGGCGGCAAAGTCAGTCGCAGTGGTCATCCAGGCTGGTCTACCCTCTTAGCAACTACGGCAGCAGCTGGGGGAGCCTACATCATCTTGAGCGGTGGGATTTGA
- the hemB gene encoding porphobilinogen synthase, which produces MFPIQRPRRLRSHPQLRRMVRETVLTTNDLIYPLFAVPGEGIAKEVKSMPGVYQLSVDKIVEEAKEVFDLGIPGIILFGIPEDKDTDATGAWHDCGIVQKAATAVKQAVPDLIVIADTCLCEYTVHGHCGYLEIGDLTGRVLNDPTLELLKKTAVSQAKAGADIIAPSGMMDGFVEAIRSALDAAGYEDTPILSYAAKYASAYYGPFRDAADSSPQFGDRRTYQMDPGNGREALKEIQLDIAEGADMLMVKPALAYMDIIWRVKEATNLPVAAYNVSGEYSMIKAAALNGWIDEERVVMETLTGFKRAGADLILTYHAKDAARWLGALGARG; this is translated from the coding sequence ATGTTTCCAATTCAGCGCCCTCGCCGCCTTAGAAGCCATCCCCAGCTGCGCCGGATGGTGCGTGAGACTGTTTTAACCACCAATGACTTAATCTATCCTCTGTTTGCCGTACCTGGTGAAGGAATTGCCAAAGAAGTTAAATCCATGCCCGGAGTCTACCAGTTGTCGGTAGACAAAATTGTGGAAGAAGCGAAAGAGGTATTTGACCTCGGCATCCCTGGAATTATTCTGTTTGGTATTCCTGAAGATAAAGACACAGACGCAACCGGCGCGTGGCATGATTGCGGCATTGTGCAAAAAGCGGCTACTGCTGTCAAACAGGCAGTACCGGATTTGATTGTAATTGCCGACACCTGCTTGTGTGAATACACTGTTCACGGTCACTGTGGCTATTTGGAAATTGGCGACTTAACAGGGCGGGTGTTAAATGACCCAACGCTGGAGTTATTGAAGAAAACAGCGGTTTCTCAAGCCAAAGCTGGTGCAGATATTATCGCGCCTTCAGGGATGATGGATGGGTTTGTGGAGGCGATCCGTAGCGCTTTGGATGCAGCTGGTTATGAAGACACGCCAATTTTGTCCTATGCTGCTAAGTATGCTTCGGCTTACTATGGACCGTTCCGGGATGCGGCGGATTCCTCACCGCAATTTGGCGATCGCCGCACCTATCAAATGGACCCTGGTAATGGTCGCGAAGCACTCAAAGAAATTCAACTTGATATTGCTGAAGGGGCAGATATGCTAATGGTTAAGCCTGCTTTGGCATATATGGATATCATTTGGCGGGTTAAGGAAGCAACCAACTTACCCGTTGCTGCCTACAACGTATCAGGGGAATATTCGATGATTAAGGCAGCTGCTCTTAACGGTTGGATTGATGAAGAGCGGGTAGTGATGGAGACTTTGACTGGCTTCAAACGGGCTGGTGCTGACTTGATTTTGACCTATCATGCCAAAGATGCTGCTCGTTGGTTAGGAGCACTAGGGGCTAGAGGCTAG
- a CDS encoding J domain-containing protein, whose protein sequence is MPQSSNRAMPNQTTHYALLGLHPSASAIDIRRAYRELSKRYHPDTTNLPTAIATVKFQQLNEAYATLSNPERRLQYDLKIGYSRLYVVQAPPQVRQYSSTYQGPTDRPLSSGEIFVLFILCLTFLGCILLAIAIGLTRGDAAFQPVVLQPPATVQEQVRFHLPTIHALEDRIQKIRDRI, encoded by the coding sequence ATGCCACAAAGCAGCAATCGCGCGATGCCCAATCAAACCACTCATTACGCCCTGCTAGGACTGCATCCTTCCGCGTCGGCAATAGACATCCGTCGTGCCTATCGGGAACTGAGTAAGCGCTATCATCCCGACACAACAAATCTACCAACCGCGATCGCCACTGTTAAGTTCCAACAACTAAACGAAGCCTACGCCACCCTCAGCAACCCAGAGCGGCGATTGCAATACGACCTCAAAATTGGCTATTCTCGTCTCTACGTGGTTCAAGCGCCACCCCAGGTGCGGCAGTACTCATCAACTTACCAGGGTCCCACCGATCGACCTCTCTCATCGGGAGAAATCTTTGTCCTGTTTATTCTCTGTTTAACCTTTTTAGGTTGTATATTGTTAGCGATCGCCATCGGCTTAACCCGTGGTGACGCAGCTTTTCAACCTGTAGTGCTGCAACCACCCGCAACTGTACAAGAACAAGTCAGGTTCCATCTGCCTACAATACATGCACTAGAAGACAGAATACAAAAGATAAGAGACAGAATTTAG
- the psbP gene encoding photosystem II reaction center PsbP, which produces MLKRIAAILLVVLSLSLTGCVSATSGLNGYVDSIDGYEFLYPNGWLQVKVSGGPDVVFHDLIETTENVSVVISSVPAGKTLAELGTPGEVGYKLGKSAIAPPDSGREAELVNAEKLESGGKTYYLLEYVVKLANQQERHNLASVAISRGKLFTFNASTPEKRWPKVHQVFEQVVKSFSIY; this is translated from the coding sequence ATGCTGAAACGGATTGCAGCAATTTTGCTGGTAGTGTTGAGCTTGAGCCTTACGGGTTGTGTTTCAGCTACCTCTGGATTAAACGGCTATGTAGACAGCATTGATGGTTATGAGTTTCTCTATCCTAACGGCTGGCTTCAAGTCAAGGTTTCAGGTGGTCCTGATGTCGTTTTCCACGACTTGATTGAAACAACAGAAAATGTATCAGTTGTGATTAGCTCTGTACCTGCAGGGAAAACACTGGCTGAATTAGGAACTCCTGGGGAGGTAGGTTATAAGCTGGGAAAAAGCGCGATCGCACCTCCAGACTCAGGACGCGAAGCTGAATTAGTCAACGCTGAGAAACTAGAATCTGGAGGTAAAACGTACTATCTCCTAGAATATGTAGTTAAACTTGCAAATCAGCAAGAACGCCACAATCTAGCCAGCGTCGCTATTAGTCGTGGTAAACTCTTTACCTTCAACGCCTCTACCCCTGAAAAACGCTGGCCTAAAGTACACCAGGTATTTGAGCAAGTGGTTAAGTCTTTCTCAATTTATTAA
- a CDS encoding nucleoside triphosphate pyrophosphatase: protein MSLPPFVLASASPARHRLLQSAGIEPIVRVSDFDESQIQLLDPVSLVQTLAQHKAETVAVQFESALILGCDSVLLVNGEIHGKPADPAEAIARWHQMSGQIGELYTGHALIDLSQRCSLVRCQVTRVYFAQISDREIQAYVATGEPLKCAGAFALEGRGGLFVEKLEGCHTNVIGLSLPLLRQMLANLGYDVTDFWQLPRTRD, encoded by the coding sequence ATGAGCCTTCCTCCCTTTGTACTTGCCTCCGCATCTCCAGCTCGCCACCGCTTGTTGCAAAGTGCTGGGATTGAACCAATTGTTCGGGTCAGCGATTTTGATGAGTCCCAAATTCAGCTGCTTGATCCAGTATCGCTAGTACAAACTCTAGCCCAACATAAAGCTGAGACAGTAGCTGTTCAGTTTGAATCAGCTTTGATTCTGGGTTGTGATTCAGTTTTGCTAGTTAATGGTGAGATTCATGGTAAACCAGCTGACCCAGCTGAGGCGATCGCCCGTTGGCACCAAATGAGTGGTCAAATCGGCGAACTCTACACGGGTCATGCCTTAATTGACCTCTCGCAACGCTGTTCCCTGGTACGCTGTCAGGTAACGCGGGTTTATTTTGCCCAGATTAGCGATCGTGAAATCCAAGCTTATGTTGCGACTGGTGAACCACTCAAGTGCGCTGGTGCCTTTGCCTTAGAAGGTCGCGGCGGTCTATTTGTGGAAAAACTTGAGGGTTGTCATACCAACGTGATTGGTCTCAGCTTACCCTTGTTGCGCCAAATGCTGGCTAATTTAGGGTACGATGTCACTGATTTTTGGCAACTTCCCAGAACTAGGGATTAG
- a CDS encoding DUF3143 domain-containing protein, translating into MSLPSADTPLYNHPLPQIEQWLRSHCCQQDREQLHCWRLQQPSWEAELWLDVDQLTVRYLQAGEAGQDIQRSFKYSLSRQDVEQAVFSGP; encoded by the coding sequence ATGTCTCTTCCTTCCGCTGATACTCCGCTTTACAACCATCCCCTCCCCCAAATTGAGCAGTGGCTCAGAAGCCACTGCTGCCAACAAGATCGGGAGCAGCTACATTGCTGGCGACTTCAGCAACCAAGCTGGGAAGCAGAACTTTGGCTCGATGTCGATCAGCTTACAGTGCGTTATCTCCAGGCTGGGGAAGCAGGACAAGATATTCAACGCTCCTTTAAGTATTCTCTCAGTCGGCAAGATGTAGAACAGGCTGTTTTTTCGGGACCGTGA
- the prfC gene encoding peptide chain release factor 3 produces MSNDIQAELQTAVERRRNFAIISHPDAGKTTLTEKLLLYGGAIHEAGAVKARRAQRKATSDWMAMEQQRGISITSTVLQFEYKKCQINLLDTPGHQDFSEDTYRTLAAADNAVMLVDAAKGLEPQTRKLFEVCRMRSLPIFTFVNKLDRPGREPLELLDEIEQELGLQTYAVNWPIGMGDRFKGVVDRHKQQIHLFERSAHGSRAAIDTVVDLGDPQIEQLLEQDLYYQLKDELELLEGVGPELNSTLVHQGKMTPVFFGSAMTNFGVELFLNHFLNYALKPSSHNSSIGEMPPSYPEFSGFVFKLQANMDPRHRDRVAFIRVCTGKFEKDMTVNHARTGKTVRLSRPQKLFAQDRESIDVAYPGDVIGLNNPGVFAIGDTIYNGQKLEYEGIPSFSPELYAILRNPNPSKFKQFQKGVLELREEGAVQIMYSADESKRDPILAAVGQLQFEVVQFRLQNEYGVETQLEMLPYTVTRWVTGGWEALEKVGRLFNTVTVKDSWGRPVLLFRNEWNCQQVQEDHPELKLSTIAPVASGQQPIEHNGL; encoded by the coding sequence ATTTCCAATGACATCCAGGCTGAATTACAAACAGCAGTTGAGCGTCGTCGCAATTTTGCGATTATTTCCCACCCCGATGCTGGTAAAACTACACTAACGGAAAAGCTCTTGCTTTACGGGGGAGCGATTCATGAAGCAGGGGCAGTAAAGGCACGCCGGGCGCAGCGCAAGGCGACCTCGGACTGGATGGCAATGGAGCAACAGCGGGGAATTTCAATTACATCGACGGTGTTACAGTTTGAGTACAAGAAATGTCAGATCAATTTACTAGACACTCCTGGACACCAGGACTTTAGTGAAGACACTTATCGTACTTTAGCAGCAGCTGATAACGCAGTGATGCTGGTTGATGCCGCTAAAGGTCTGGAACCCCAGACGCGCAAGTTGTTTGAAGTCTGCCGGATGCGATCGCTCCCTATTTTCACGTTTGTTAACAAACTCGACCGTCCAGGACGCGAACCTTTAGAACTGTTGGATGAAATTGAGCAAGAACTAGGTTTACAGACGTATGCAGTTAACTGGCCGATTGGCATGGGCGATCGCTTCAAAGGTGTAGTAGACCGTCACAAACAACAAATTCACTTATTTGAACGTAGCGCCCACGGGAGTCGCGCGGCAATCGACACAGTAGTAGATCTGGGCGATCCTCAAATTGAACAGTTGTTGGAACAAGACCTCTACTATCAACTCAAAGATGAGTTAGAACTCCTAGAAGGAGTGGGACCAGAACTGAATTCCACGCTAGTCCACCAAGGCAAAATGACGCCAGTGTTCTTTGGTAGCGCCATGACTAACTTTGGGGTGGAGTTATTCTTGAACCACTTCCTCAACTACGCACTCAAACCTAGTTCCCACAACAGCAGTATCGGTGAAATGCCACCGAGTTATCCAGAATTCTCGGGATTTGTCTTTAAACTCCAGGCAAATATGGACCCAAGACACCGCGATCGGGTGGCGTTTATCCGAGTCTGCACGGGTAAGTTTGAAAAAGACATGACGGTGAATCATGCCCGGACTGGAAAAACTGTTCGCCTGTCGCGTCCTCAAAAACTATTTGCCCAAGACCGAGAATCGATTGATGTTGCCTATCCAGGGGATGTCATCGGTCTAAATAATCCCGGCGTGTTTGCGATCGGTGATACGATTTACAACGGTCAGAAGCTAGAGTACGAGGGTATTCCCTCTTTCTCACCAGAACTGTATGCAATTCTGAGAAACCCCAACCCCTCTAAGTTCAAGCAATTTCAAAAAGGTGTCTTGGAGTTAAGGGAAGAGGGCGCAGTGCAAATTATGTACTCAGCGGATGAGTCTAAGCGCGACCCAATTTTGGCAGCAGTGGGTCAACTGCAATTCGAGGTGGTACAGTTTCGCTTGCAAAATGAGTATGGTGTGGAGACGCAGCTAGAGATGTTGCCCTACACAGTGACTCGTTGGGTTACTGGTGGTTGGGAAGCTTTGGAAAAAGTCGGGCGTTTATTCAATACAGTGACAGTGAAGGATAGTTGGGGACGTCCGGTGCTGCTGTTCCGCAATGAATGGAATTGCCAGCAGGTGCAGGAAGATCACCCAGAGTTAAAATTGAGTACGATCGCACCCGTAGCTTCCGGCCAACAACCAATTGAACACAACGGTCTGTAA
- a CDS encoding phycocyanobilin:ferredoxin oxidoreductase, which translates to MSPISTTSLRSQQHPLVRQLADCIENTWQSHLELSPYAMPAELGYVEGKLEGEKLTIENRCYQAPQFRKLHLELAKIGNMLDILHCVMFPRPKYALPMFGCDLVGGRGQISAAIADLSPLSAERTLPAEYISALQALPPLNFSLPRELPAWGDIFSQFCIFIRPGNPEEEAVFLERVQALLEIHCTQAIAAQPVSVEQQAQILASQRYYCTKQQQNDKTRRVLEKAFGADWAEHYMTTVLFDLPETSAPG; encoded by the coding sequence ATGTCACCCATTTCTACAACCTCCCTGCGATCGCAACAACATCCCTTGGTTCGTCAGTTGGCTGATTGTATTGAAAATACTTGGCAAAGCCATCTGGAACTTAGTCCCTACGCAATGCCAGCTGAATTAGGGTACGTAGAAGGAAAACTAGAGGGAGAAAAACTGACGATTGAAAACCGTTGCTATCAAGCACCCCAGTTCCGTAAATTGCACTTAGAACTGGCAAAAATCGGAAACATGCTGGATATTTTGCATTGCGTCATGTTTCCCCGTCCTAAATATGCCCTACCGATGTTTGGTTGCGACTTAGTGGGAGGACGAGGACAAATTAGTGCGGCGATCGCTGACCTTTCGCCACTGAGTGCTGAACGCACTTTGCCAGCTGAGTACATCTCTGCACTTCAGGCACTACCACCGCTTAATTTTAGTTTGCCCCGGGAACTACCAGCTTGGGGAGATATCTTTTCGCAATTTTGTATCTTCATTCGACCCGGTAACCCAGAAGAAGAAGCAGTGTTTCTGGAACGGGTACAGGCATTGCTAGAAATTCATTGTACTCAGGCGATCGCTGCTCAACCTGTATCAGTTGAACAACAAGCTCAGATTCTCGCCAGTCAACGCTACTACTGCACTAAACAGCAGCAGAATGACAAAACTCGTCGGGTGCTAGAAAAAGCCTTTGGTGCCGATTGGGCTGAACATTACATGACCACAGTTTTATTTGATCTACCTGAAACCTCAGCACCAGGCTAG
- a CDS encoding alcohol dehydrogenase catalytic domain-containing protein, which translates to MLAALLYGQEDLRLEQVTDPTPSMGEVVIQVAAATTCGTDLKVWRRGGHAKMLQLPTLFGHEAAGRIVAMGEGVQGWQVGDRVVANNSAPCMECFFCQRSEHSLCPNLTWNNGTFAEYLKIPASIVQHNMLPIPASLPDEIAAMTEPLACVLHGVARSNVKQGDRVVVLGDGAIGLMFVAALANQMANGEIHPSKVLLFGGNDQRLQIGEKLGATETFNYHQLQDMPAVVREHTEGWGADIVIEATGVPAVWETAIACARPGATVNLFGGCPKGTTIAVNTEQLHYSELNLKGVFHNTPGYVRAALSLLASQVIPFELLISEHRPLKQLKQVFHDMKHRQVIKVAINPTEI; encoded by the coding sequence ATGCTCGCTGCACTTCTATATGGTCAAGAAGACTTACGCCTAGAACAGGTGACCGACCCCACTCCGTCTATGGGTGAGGTGGTGATTCAGGTTGCAGCAGCGACGACTTGTGGCACAGATTTAAAAGTATGGCGGCGGGGAGGTCATGCAAAAATGCTACAACTCCCTACTTTGTTTGGTCATGAGGCAGCTGGGCGGATTGTGGCTATGGGAGAAGGTGTGCAGGGTTGGCAGGTGGGCGATCGCGTTGTGGCTAACAACTCTGCTCCATGCATGGAATGTTTTTTTTGTCAACGTAGTGAACATTCCCTCTGCCCTAATTTGACATGGAATAACGGTACGTTTGCTGAATACCTCAAAATTCCTGCCTCCATTGTCCAACACAACATGTTGCCAATACCTGCCAGTCTGCCGGATGAAATTGCAGCAATGACTGAACCTCTTGCTTGTGTACTGCATGGGGTAGCGCGGTCAAATGTGAAGCAGGGCGATCGCGTAGTCGTGCTAGGAGATGGCGCAATTGGACTGATGTTTGTAGCCGCGCTAGCTAATCAGATGGCGAATGGTGAAATTCATCCTTCTAAAGTATTACTGTTTGGCGGTAATGACCAACGGCTGCAAATTGGAGAAAAACTGGGTGCAACTGAGACTTTTAACTATCACCAATTGCAGGATATGCCAGCTGTAGTAAGAGAACACACAGAAGGCTGGGGTGCGGATATAGTGATTGAGGCAACAGGTGTACCTGCAGTTTGGGAGACCGCGATCGCTTGTGCGCGTCCAGGGGCAACAGTTAATCTGTTTGGGGGTTGTCCCAAAGGTACTACGATCGCAGTGAATACAGAACAACTGCACTACAGCGAACTAAATTTAAAAGGAGTATTTCACAATACCCCAGGGTACGTACGCGCCGCACTGTCGTTGCTAGCGAGTCAAGTCATTCCATTTGAATTGTTAATTAGCGAGCACCGACCGCTAAAGCAGTTAAAGCAGGTGTTCCACGATATGAAGCATCGCCAGGTAATTAAGGTAGCGATCAATCCGACAGAAATCTGA
- a CDS encoding DUF4870 domain-containing protein, which translates to MYDTDRRKLLSALSHGAIFFSTTLVSVGIPIAILFVSDDPVVKENAKEAINFHFNVWFYGIIVGVLVILSFGLLGFILPPIFFLIHWGLSIWAIAQVLSNPDQSFRYPFIFRLL; encoded by the coding sequence ATGTACGACACTGACAGGCGGAAACTTTTATCAGCACTGAGCCATGGCGCGATTTTTTTTAGCACTACACTTGTGTCTGTGGGGATACCCATTGCAATCTTATTCGTATCTGACGATCCAGTTGTCAAGGAAAATGCCAAAGAAGCGATTAACTTCCACTTTAATGTCTGGTTCTATGGAATCATCGTTGGAGTATTAGTTATATTATCCTTTGGCTTACTGGGGTTTATACTGCCACCTATATTTTTCCTTATCCATTGGGGATTATCAATTTGGGCGATCGCCCAGGTTCTTAGCAATCCTGACCAGTCCTTCCGCTACCCCTTCATTTTCCGGCTGCTATAA